From a region of the Syntrophales bacterium genome:
- a CDS encoding site-specific integrase gives MTTQEAIRLFDNYLQSNHKQRTIDSYDHLLIRFERIYAERALDSIGTDEIYTFLETLTQDLAKSTRRLRYAQLKAFYNFIIDRCSLNMKNPCNTSLLRKSYRTSKQVLRKVLERETVDEMIYNTKRVRDRLILELQARCGLRIGELLKIKVSDVSDRTITLREPKSGKESELAYMPENVSKKLTEYIKDNALKSDDRPFPICYSTARALVRRLGEKVNVRISPHDLRRYSATYASRNGVPLEVVSKVILRHQDLKTTQVYLGKISDSEAIRWMDILHGK, from the coding sequence ATGACAACACAAGAAGCGATCAGGCTGTTCGATAATTATCTCCAGTCAAACCATAAACAGCGGACCATCGACAGTTACGATCATCTGCTTATCAGGTTCGAGAGGATTTACGCTGAAAGAGCCCTGGATTCCATTGGTACCGATGAAATCTACACCTTCCTGGAGACACTAACACAGGATCTTGCCAAATCAACTCGAAGACTACGATATGCCCAGTTAAAAGCCTTTTACAATTTCATCATCGACCGCTGTTCACTGAACATGAAAAATCCCTGCAATACGTCACTGCTTAGGAAATCCTATCGAACATCCAAGCAGGTCTTGCGCAAGGTGCTCGAACGGGAAACGGTGGATGAAATGATCTACAACACGAAAAGAGTGAGAGATCGCTTGATCCTGGAACTTCAGGCAAGATGTGGGTTGCGAATCGGTGAATTGCTGAAGATAAAGGTGTCGGATGTCTCTGACAGAACCATTACCCTGCGGGAACCAAAATCCGGTAAAGAATCAGAACTTGCCTATATGCCGGAGAATGTGTCAAAAAAGCTGACGGAATACATCAAAGATAATGCCCTTAAATCGGATGACCGCCCATTTCCGATATGCTATTCAACGGCAAGGGCTCTTGTAAGGCGGCTGGGCGAGAAAGTGAATGTCCGTATTTCGCCACATGATCTCCGGAGATACTCGGCCACCTATGCCAGCAGAAACGGTGTGCCTCTGGAAGTCGTATCGAAAGTGATCTTGAGGCACCAGGATTTGAAGACTACCCAGGTCTATCTCGGCAAGATCAGTGACTCAGAGGCGATCCGGTGGATGGACATCCTGCATGGGAAATAG
- a CDS encoding nucleotidyl transferase AbiEii/AbiGii toxin family protein: MIPKADIVAWRQFVPWVTDAQVEQDLIISRALVSIFQSPFLAERLAFRGGTALHKFYFDIPRRYSEDIDLVQIIPAPIGQVIDTLQELLNGFLGAPRRKQTEQSVILTYRMESEGPPVVRMRLKVEINTREHFAVEGYRKQPFAVQSRWFQGRCEITTYVLEEMLATKLRALYQRRKGRDLFDLWLGITEGKADAGKVIQIFKHYMETEGQIVDSMRYEKNLQEKMRHKGFLSDLNPLLPADATYDVQEAYVFIKNEVVDKLNIL, from the coding sequence ATGATTCCAAAAGCGGATATTGTAGCCTGGCGCCAGTTTGTGCCCTGGGTTACCGATGCCCAGGTTGAACAGGACCTGATCATAAGCAGGGCTCTTGTTTCCATTTTTCAAAGCCCCTTTCTTGCAGAGCGATTGGCTTTTCGGGGCGGTACGGCATTGCACAAGTTCTATTTTGATATTCCTCGACGCTATTCGGAAGATATTGACCTGGTTCAAATTATCCCGGCGCCCATCGGACAGGTCATTGATACCCTGCAAGAATTGTTGAATGGCTTTCTTGGAGCGCCACGCCGCAAGCAAACGGAGCAATCAGTCATATTGACCTATCGGATGGAATCGGAGGGGCCTCCAGTCGTACGAATGCGACTAAAAGTTGAAATCAATACGCGAGAGCATTTCGCAGTAGAAGGCTATCGGAAGCAACCGTTTGCCGTTCAATCCCGTTGGTTCCAGGGACGCTGTGAAATAACAACCTATGTGCTTGAGGAAATGCTCGCGACCAAATTGAGGGCCTTGTATCAGCGGAGAAAGGGACGCGATCTTTTTGATTTATGGCTGGGCATCACAGAAGGGAAAGCGGATGCTGGCAAAGTAATCCAAATATTCAAACATTACATGGAAACCGAGGGTCAGATCGTTGACAGCATGCGTTATGAAAAGAATCTTCAAGAGAAAATGAGACATAAGGGCTTCCTAAGTGATCTAAATCCCTTGCTGCCTGCTGATGCAACGTATGATGTCCAGGAAGCCTATGTCTTCATAAAAAATGAAGTCGTCGACAAGCTGAATATACTTTAA
- a CDS encoding type IV toxin-antitoxin system AbiEi family antitoxin — MSLKAKASSPTDLPSWVDSRQEQGLYFFTREDAIQTLQFSEEAFKKAAARLAKKNRILRIRSGFFVIVPLEYRITRILPAEWFIADLMAYLEQPYYVGLLSAASLQGAAHQQPQQFQVVTTVPQREVRKKGLAIRFFFKTNFNATPVTQIKVQTGHISVSSPEATAIDLIRYARSIGGLDRAITVLQELGESMTSAKLIDAVKAEGNLVCAQRLGWLMEKAGHAALVLDLAGLIADKNPPFTRLDPSLPAGEAEKDTRWRLLINTDVEGDL, encoded by the coding sequence ATGTCCCTAAAAGCGAAAGCATCCTCCCCAACCGATCTGCCATCCTGGGTTGATTCCCGCCAAGAGCAGGGTCTCTATTTCTTTACCCGTGAAGATGCCATCCAGACCCTTCAGTTCTCTGAGGAAGCCTTCAAGAAGGCCGCAGCAAGACTCGCGAAAAAAAACAGGATATTGCGTATCCGAAGCGGCTTTTTCGTCATCGTTCCCCTGGAATATCGCATCACCAGGATATTGCCGGCGGAATGGTTTATCGCTGATCTAATGGCCTACCTGGAGCAACCTTATTACGTGGGGCTGCTTAGCGCCGCGTCCCTTCAGGGCGCTGCACACCAGCAGCCACAACAGTTTCAGGTTGTTACTACGGTACCCCAGCGCGAAGTCCGAAAAAAAGGCCTTGCCATCCGATTTTTCTTCAAGACGAACTTCAACGCAACCCCGGTCACTCAAATAAAGGTTCAAACGGGGCATATTTCCGTCTCTTCACCGGAGGCTACGGCCATTGATCTCATTCGTTATGCAAGATCTATAGGCGGGCTGGATCGCGCGATTACCGTGCTTCAAGAACTTGGAGAGTCTATGACTTCTGCCAAGCTGATAGACGCCGTAAAAGCGGAGGGAAATCTGGTCTGTGCTCAAAGACTGGGTTGGTTGATGGAGAAAGCCGGGCACGCTGCGCTGGTCCTGGATCTGGCTGGTTTAATCGCCGACAAAAATCCACCCTTTACAAGACTGGATCCTTCATTACCTGCCGGGGAAGCTGAAAAGGATACCCGCTGGCGACTTCTGATTAATACGGATGTGGAGGGTGATCTATGA